Proteins from a single region of Paenibacillus sp. BIHB 4019:
- a CDS encoding DUF5696 domain-containing protein, whose protein sequence is MKRKLAIIMTAVFIGCLLIAQGTNFAEYASEVVAEPVSSNGQHSGLAGSSGQSGKLPSLPEGMESAAENEFLALYVNPETTEIAVRDKRSQAIWYSNPQNREDDPVATGYNKTKLNVQVEIAYFDSAGNALKYDNYTHSVQNGQYAIEKASGGLDIIYTLGEVKSDMDAIPKYISADRFQTVILDKIEQSVDKREVEKRFKYDEAKQRYERRDSSFKGIGLAKVTEIFNRIGYDEEQKAIDKAAYGEASTGSASVRIPLHYRLDGEHLLATVAAGEIEYPAAMKIQTLSLLPFFGASGREDEGYTFVPDGSGSLIRFNNGKTYDAPFRTALYGSDASISQLIKIQKEEAARLPVFGMKYENRAFVGIIEKGDAVAAVEADVSGRLNDYNTVFPSFTLTNLEEVTLTNGWRSSTVKKFQAEPFAGDMTVRYGFLGTGEASYSGMAAHYRQYLIKQTGLTKLPDEGDVPFYVELIGGIPKKKFFLGIPYNAYEPLTTFDQAETIMSQMLDKKISGIKLRYTGWFNEGLNHNLPKSISVDKQLGGSKGISKLKAYADANGISLFPDAAFLEAAPQAEGFKKSSEASRFITGRLAEIYPYSAASFSQEDEREPGYVVSPKLLPKMTAAFMDDYGKLQLSGLSLRDLGSELNSDFNRSEVIDREEAKEIVKQQLKQMSGSVKEVLVEGGNAYSIPYARHIVNAPITSSGFNITDESVPFFQLVYHGYVHTAGNAWNMADDQDSTYNFLKALETGSSLHYTWFFADSSAIKMTEFDHLYSADYRGWIDEAAQRYGELNDVLHDVQDQAIVDHRALADGVYQTTFEQGKTIIVNYTDALAQVGGITVRAKDYWVGGEAQR, encoded by the coding sequence GTGAAGCGGAAGCTTGCGATCATCATGACGGCAGTCTTTATTGGCTGCTTGCTTATAGCTCAAGGCACCAATTTCGCAGAATATGCGTCCGAGGTCGTAGCCGAGCCAGTATCAAGCAACGGACAACATAGCGGGCTTGCAGGCTCAAGCGGCCAGTCCGGCAAGCTGCCTTCATTGCCTGAAGGGATGGAATCAGCAGCTGAAAATGAATTTTTAGCGTTGTACGTCAATCCCGAAACGACGGAAATTGCCGTTCGGGACAAGCGCAGCCAAGCGATTTGGTATTCCAATCCGCAAAATCGCGAAGACGATCCGGTCGCAACCGGCTATAACAAGACGAAGCTGAACGTGCAGGTCGAGATCGCTTATTTTGACAGCGCGGGAAATGCATTGAAGTATGACAATTACACCCATAGCGTTCAGAACGGCCAGTATGCCATAGAGAAGGCAAGCGGTGGACTGGACATTATCTATACGCTAGGGGAGGTCAAAAGCGATATGGATGCGATCCCTAAATATATTAGCGCGGACCGCTTTCAAACCGTCATTTTGGATAAAATCGAACAGTCGGTGGACAAAAGAGAAGTTGAAAAGCGCTTTAAATACGATGAGGCAAAGCAGCGTTATGAACGAAGGGACTCCTCCTTTAAAGGGATCGGATTAGCAAAGGTTACCGAAATCTTTAATCGGATCGGCTATGACGAAGAGCAGAAAGCAATCGATAAGGCGGCTTATGGCGAAGCGTCTACCGGCAGCGCAAGTGTTCGGATTCCTTTGCATTATCGGCTGGATGGCGAGCATCTGCTGGCAACAGTTGCGGCGGGCGAGATCGAATATCCGGCTGCGATGAAAATTCAGACGCTTTCGCTGCTTCCGTTTTTTGGCGCAAGCGGACGCGAGGATGAAGGTTATACGTTCGTGCCGGATGGATCGGGCTCGCTGATCCGTTTCAACAATGGCAAAACCTACGACGCGCCGTTCCGGACGGCCCTTTATGGTTCCGATGCATCCATTAGCCAGCTCATTAAAATTCAGAAAGAGGAAGCTGCGCGCTTGCCTGTATTCGGAATGAAATATGAGAACCGGGCATTTGTTGGGATTATTGAAAAGGGTGATGCGGTTGCCGCGGTCGAAGCGGACGTAAGCGGCAGGCTGAACGATTACAATACCGTATTTCCCAGTTTTACGCTGACTAATTTGGAGGAGGTTACCTTGACGAACGGGTGGCGCTCCAGCACGGTCAAAAAGTTTCAAGCGGAGCCTTTTGCCGGGGATATGACGGTCCGTTACGGCTTTCTCGGCACGGGTGAGGCCAGCTATTCGGGCATGGCGGCGCATTATCGCCAATATTTGATTAAGCAAACGGGCCTAACGAAGCTGCCGGATGAAGGGGATGTACCGTTTTATGTCGAGCTGATTGGCGGCATACCGAAAAAGAAATTTTTCTTAGGCATTCCTTATAACGCCTATGAGCCGCTTACGACTTTCGATCAGGCGGAGACTATTATGAGCCAAATGCTGGATAAGAAAATCAGCGGCATCAAGCTGCGTTATACAGGCTGGTTTAACGAGGGCCTAAACCATAACCTGCCGAAGTCGATTTCCGTTGACAAGCAGCTCGGCGGAAGCAAAGGTATAAGCAAGCTCAAGGCATATGCCGATGCGAATGGCATATCGCTGTTTCCTGATGCGGCTTTTCTTGAGGCAGCTCCGCAAGCGGAAGGCTTTAAAAAGTCGAGTGAAGCTTCCCGATTCATTACGGGCAGGCTGGCGGAAATTTATCCTTACAGCGCGGCCAGCTTCAGTCAAGAGGATGAACGCGAGCCCGGTTATGTAGTCAGTCCGAAGTTGCTGCCGAAAATGACAGCAGCATTTATGGACGATTACGGGAAGCTGCAGCTCTCTGGTTTGTCGCTTAGGGATCTTGGCAGCGAGCTGAACTCCGATTTCAATCGTTCCGAGGTTATCGATCGCGAGGAAGCGAAAGAGATCGTAAAGCAGCAGCTGAAGCAAATGAGCGGCTCCGTCAAGGAAGTGCTGGTGGAAGGCGGAAACGCTTATTCGATCCCTTATGCGCGGCATATTGTGAATGCGCCGATAACGAGCAGCGGCTTTAATATTACCGATGAGAGCGTTCCTTTCTTTCAACTGGTTTATCACGGTTATGTGCATACCGCTGGAAACGCCTGGAATATGGCAGATGACCAAGATTCCACCTACAACTTTCTAAAAGCGCTCGAAACGGGCTCTTCATTGCATTACACGTGGTTTTTTGCTGATTCATCCGCGATCAAAATGACGGAGTTCGACCATTTGTATTCCGCCGATTACCGGGGCTGGATCGACGAAGCAGCGCAAAGATACGGTGAACTTAACGACGTTCTCCATGATGTGCAAGACCAAGCGATTGTTGATCATCGGGCACTGGCAGATGGAGTGTACCAGACCACTTTCGAACAAGGGAAAACCATTATCGTCAATTATACTGATGCGCTAGCTCAAGTGGGCGGAATTACAGTTAGGGCAAAGGATTATTGGGTTGGGGGTGAAGCACAGCGATGA
- a CDS encoding YIP1 family protein encodes MRFLKEARYSLHVAFHPFDGFWDLKYENKGKLRIALAILLAVTVTMILKRQYAGYVVNYNHPLELNSFDELKYIVLPFLLWCVANWSLTTLMDGEGKFKEIVIATGYALLPLILIYLPNMLLSNVITLREASFYYLLESAAALWFVWLLFIGTMTVHQYTVTKTIMTMLLTVVVMGVIIFLGLLFFSLIQQIVSFVYTIYQELSLRA; translated from the coding sequence ATGCGGTTTCTCAAGGAGGCTAGGTACTCGCTGCACGTTGCATTCCATCCCTTTGACGGGTTTTGGGACCTGAAATACGAGAACAAAGGAAAGCTCCGGATCGCGCTTGCCATTTTGCTCGCCGTGACGGTTACGATGATTCTGAAACGCCAGTATGCTGGCTATGTCGTCAACTATAATCATCCGTTGGAATTAAACAGCTTTGATGAATTAAAGTACATTGTGCTTCCTTTCCTTCTGTGGTGTGTCGCGAACTGGTCGCTCACTACGCTGATGGATGGAGAAGGGAAATTCAAAGAGATTGTCATCGCGACGGGTTATGCGCTGCTTCCTTTGATTTTGATTTATTTGCCCAATATGCTGCTCAGCAATGTGATTACGCTGCGCGAGGCTTCATTCTATTACTTGCTGGAATCGGCGGCAGCGCTATGGTTTGTTTGGCTGCTGTTTATTGGAACGATGACGGTTCATCAATATACGGTGACGAAGACGATCATGACGATGCTGTTAACAGTTGTAGTGATGGGCGTCATTATTTTTCTTGGGCTGCTCTTCTTCAGCCTGATCCAGCAAATCGTTAGTTTTGTATACACGATTTATCAGGAACTTTCATTGCGAGCATAA
- a CDS encoding gluconolactonase encodes MKIKRAILFLAAVLLFAGLSPKLAHASPYEGYTYSYWGETVHSPIAYLPSKTITGQEIGVGPWSSPADLFAAPDGYLYVLDSGNGRIVVLDSEWKAVREIKKFQNNGKQDGFNNPEGLFVTEGGHIFVADTENRRVVELEGSGAFVREITAPKSEVISSNFEYFPRKVIVDKAGRIYVVARGVFEGIIEFDSEGGFTGFMGTNRVQFDPVDLFWKTVSTKEQREKLIRFVPIEFNNVDVDLDGFIFTTTADKQTSAPVKRLNPSGIDVIRINGNIGPVGDLSRMRSAFIDIDVSGNGVYRTLDSTRGRIFTYNEDGNLLYVFGQLGNQQGTFKNPVAVESSGNRVYVLDRDQGRITEFAATKFGSLVNEANGLYSIGKHDEAAKLWKEVLRLDANYEMAYIGIGKSMLRQGEYKQAMTFLKLGNDREYYSKALTKYRREYMREHFGIYMTILIPLILVVIAVRRSMRLRKGELKQDAVSQGG; translated from the coding sequence TTGAAAATAAAGCGAGCGATTTTGTTTTTGGCAGCTGTGCTGCTCTTCGCCGGCTTAAGCCCGAAGCTGGCCCACGCGTCGCCGTATGAGGGGTATACCTATTCCTATTGGGGGGAGACCGTTCATTCGCCAATCGCGTATCTTCCATCCAAGACGATAACGGGACAAGAAATAGGTGTAGGGCCATGGAGCTCTCCCGCTGATCTGTTTGCAGCGCCTGACGGTTATTTATACGTTCTGGATTCAGGAAACGGGCGAATTGTCGTGCTTGACAGCGAGTGGAAGGCAGTCCGTGAAATTAAGAAATTTCAGAATAACGGCAAGCAGGACGGCTTCAATAATCCGGAAGGCCTTTTCGTGACAGAGGGCGGTCATATTTTTGTGGCGGATACTGAAAATAGGCGTGTCGTCGAGCTGGAAGGCAGCGGAGCGTTCGTCAGAGAAATTACCGCTCCAAAGTCGGAGGTCATTAGCAGCAATTTTGAATATTTCCCGCGAAAGGTCATTGTGGATAAAGCCGGCCGCATTTACGTTGTCGCCAGAGGCGTCTTCGAGGGCATTATCGAATTTGACAGCGAGGGCGGCTTTACTGGTTTTATGGGGACGAACCGGGTGCAGTTTGATCCTGTAGATTTATTCTGGAAGACGGTATCGACTAAAGAGCAGCGGGAAAAGCTGATCCGGTTTGTTCCGATTGAATTTAACAATGTAGATGTTGATCTGGACGGATTCATCTTTACGACTACAGCCGACAAGCAAACCTCAGCCCCTGTCAAAAGGCTGAACCCATCGGGCATTGACGTTATTCGGATAAACGGGAATATAGGCCCGGTAGGAGATTTGAGCAGAATGCGCTCGGCCTTCATTGACATCGATGTTAGCGGCAATGGCGTTTACCGGACGCTTGATTCTACCCGGGGACGGATTTTTACTTATAACGAAGACGGCAATTTATTATACGTATTTGGCCAGCTGGGCAATCAGCAGGGCACGTTTAAAAATCCGGTTGCGGTTGAAAGCTCCGGCAATCGGGTGTATGTTCTGGACCGCGATCAGGGTAGAATTACCGAGTTCGCAGCGACCAAATTCGGAAGCCTCGTTAATGAGGCCAATGGATTGTACAGCATAGGCAAGCACGATGAAGCAGCAAAGCTGTGGAAGGAAGTGCTCCGGCTCGATGCGAACTATGAAATGGCCTATATCGGCATCGGCAAGTCGATGCTGCGCCAAGGCGAATATAAGCAAGCGATGACTTTTCTAAAACTGGGCAACGACAGGGAATATTACTCCAAAGCATTAACGAAATATCGCAGGGAATATATGCGCGAGCACTTTGGGATCTATATGACGATACTGATCCCGCTGATTTTGGTCGTTATCGCCGTTCGACGAAGCATGAGGCTCAGAAAGGGGGAACTGAAACAGGATGCGGTTTCTCAAGGAGGCTAG
- a CDS encoding carbohydrate ABC transporter permease, with protein sequence MKLAMRLKKRVNRSWQVDMMLLLVLGLFGSFMAVPLIYVMNNAFKPLDELFIFPPTLLVRNATLENFADLFQVMKNSWVPFSRYIFNTFFITAAGTAGHILLASAAAYPLAKHKFRGHKVLFTVIVLSLMFSPHVTAIPNYMIMSVLGWMDSYQAVIVPAFAYPLGLYLMKQFMEQIPDALLEAAKIDGASEYRIFWQVVMPLVKPAWLTLLILMMQMLWGTDGGSFIYSEQLKTMHYAMGQIIQGGIARAGVGAAVAVIMMTVPIVTFVFSQSNVIQTMASSGMKD encoded by the coding sequence ATGAAGCTGGCCATGCGTCTGAAAAAAAGAGTGAACCGGTCCTGGCAGGTGGATATGATGCTGCTCCTCGTACTGGGCTTGTTTGGCTCCTTTATGGCAGTTCCGTTAATCTATGTCATGAATAATGCTTTTAAGCCGCTTGATGAGTTGTTTATATTCCCGCCTACGCTGCTTGTCAGAAATGCAACGCTTGAAAATTTCGCGGATTTGTTTCAAGTCATGAAAAATTCATGGGTTCCATTTTCCAGATATATTTTCAATACATTTTTTATTACGGCGGCAGGAACGGCAGGACATATTTTGCTGGCATCGGCGGCAGCTTACCCGCTGGCCAAGCATAAGTTTCGCGGACACAAAGTGCTGTTCACGGTTATTGTTCTGTCGCTGATGTTTTCTCCGCATGTGACGGCGATTCCCAATTATATGATTATGTCCGTGCTGGGATGGATGGACTCCTATCAAGCGGTAATCGTTCCGGCATTTGCTTATCCGCTTGGCCTGTACTTAATGAAGCAGTTCATGGAGCAAATACCGGATGCTTTGCTGGAAGCTGCCAAGATCGACGGCGCCAGCGAATACCGGATATTTTGGCAGGTCGTTATGCCGCTCGTCAAGCCTGCCTGGCTGACGCTGCTAATCCTAATGATGCAAATGCTTTGGGGAACGGATGGAGGCAGCTTTATTTACAGCGAACAGCTCAAGACGATGCATTATGCGATGGGGCAAATCATTCAAGGCGGTATTGCCCGCGCAGGGGTGGGCGCCGCAGTTGCGGTGATTATGATGACCGTGCCAATTGTGACGTTTGTTTTTTCGCAGAGCAATGTCATTCAGACGATGGCTTCATCTGGAATGAAGGACTAA
- a CDS encoding sugar ABC transporter permease produces the protein MLQPKGRLARPQRKWELFIKDMKRDKHLFVLLAPYMVLFLLFTVLPVVISIFFSFTHFNMLEFPRWVGWENYSKLLWNDDVFLIGLKNTLIFAVITGPVSYIACFVFAWLINELNPKIRAFMTLVFFAPSISGNVFFIWQIIFSSDSYGIMNGFLMKIGFIYEPIQWLQNPDYMLKIIIIVQLWLSLGTSFLAFIAGLQTVDRTLYEAGAVDGVKNRWQELWFITLPSMRPQLMFGAVIQITSSLAVADVAMALAGFPSVQYGAHTVVTHLVDYGTIRFEMGYASAIATVLFMLMLGTNLAVQKLLKRVGE, from the coding sequence ATGCTCCAGCCGAAGGGCCGCCTTGCTAGGCCGCAGCGGAAATGGGAGCTGTTCATCAAGGATATGAAGCGGGATAAGCATTTGTTTGTCCTGCTGGCTCCTTATATGGTGCTGTTTCTGTTATTTACGGTGCTGCCGGTCGTCATTTCAATCTTTTTCAGCTTTACGCATTTTAATATGCTTGAATTTCCGCGCTGGGTCGGATGGGAAAACTATTCCAAGCTGCTTTGGAATGACGATGTGTTTCTCATTGGACTTAAAAATACGCTTATTTTTGCAGTCATAACCGGCCCGGTCAGCTATATCGCTTGTTTTGTATTCGCGTGGCTTATCAATGAGCTTAATCCGAAAATTAGGGCATTTATGACGCTCGTGTTTTTTGCGCCTTCGATTTCGGGCAACGTCTTCTTTATTTGGCAAATTATTTTTTCAAGCGATTCGTATGGCATTATGAACGGCTTTCTAATGAAGATCGGGTTTATTTACGAGCCGATTCAATGGCTGCAAAATCCTGACTATATGCTCAAAATTATTATTATCGTCCAGCTGTGGCTCAGCCTTGGAACCAGCTTTCTCGCGTTTATTGCCGGCTTGCAGACGGTTGACCGCACATTGTATGAGGCAGGGGCGGTGGATGGGGTGAAAAATCGCTGGCAGGAGCTGTGGTTTATTACCCTTCCTTCCATGAGGCCGCAGCTGATGTTTGGCGCCGTCATCCAGATTACGTCTTCCTTGGCAGTAGCTGATGTGGCGATGGCTTTGGCTGGTTTTCCAAGCGTGCAATATGGGGCACATACGGTCGTGACCCATTTGGTCGATTACGGGACCATTCGTTTTGAAATGGGCTACGCGTCTGCTATCGCAACGGTATTGTTTATGCTCATGCTGGGCACTAATCTGGCCGTTCAAAAGTTGCTGAAGAGGGTGGGGGAATAG
- a CDS encoding extracellular solute-binding protein: protein MEIVFTRKTAARIIVIAMLISILVFPISQSGAASVQADSTTAADPNGDQSFLTNESENSYGHYLQRYKDEERPQEEIVIQGADYTSSSEMEPEIMHELGGEPGDFVKTGESGSMEWELEVPKSGLYHIAIRYFPIEGKSSAIERELLIDGVLPFASARNLTFQRIWKNESDQILQDNRGNELRPRQIESPMWQEALLRDTEGYYEEPYVFYFSAGKHTMTLVSSREPMAIDYLKVYRYEEPSSYEEIELGYKSKGYAETSGHLIKLQGEYAAYKSSPTLYPISDRSSPSTEPYDVSKIKMNTIGGNNWRVPGQWIAWDIEAPEDGLYRIAIKNRQELLRGIYSTRSLWIDGAIPFQEMTQIPFYYDSDWQMNVLGSEEKPYLFYMTKGKHELKLEVSLGAMAPLIRQVEASLLDINAMYRKILMITGNVPDPYRDYQLDKQIPDMVGVFQEQSDILYAVSKELVRLTGEKSDKTAILDKTAYQLADLAKKPETVQKRLSQFKINVGSIGAWILQVREQPLEIDYLALASSDVELPGANASASKKIVHEVSSFFHSFFEDYDTIGNMAQDEQSITVWIGTGRDQAQVLKAMIDDTFTPLTGVGVNLKLVNQDVLLRASLAGEGPDVAMQVGNDVPVNFGMRNAAEDLSQFSGYRAVVQQFRDSAIVPYRYEDKVFALPEQQIFNMLFYRKDILEELKLEPPQTWDDVYAMIPVLQKHHMDFALPIAQTTGVPVLEANRAFAMLLYQMDGSFYLNNGAKSGLDTEVGLDAFKKWTDFYTSYKLPLIFDFPMRFRTGEMPVGIQDYTFYNYLSVSAPEIKGLWEFVPVPGTVQQDGSIRRDVASGGTAAIMLKQAKNKDAAWEFMKWWVGKDAQVRFGREMEGLMGAAARYPTANIEALKDLPWPARNYRSLEEQWQWVQGVPEVPGGYFTGRHLDNALREVINNGTNTADSLYDYVQEIDYEIEQKRDEFHLK, encoded by the coding sequence GTGGAAATCGTATTTACCAGAAAAACGGCCGCTAGGATAATAGTTATCGCTATGCTGATTTCGATATTGGTTTTCCCTATATCTCAGTCCGGCGCAGCGAGTGTTCAAGCTGACTCAACGACAGCAGCCGATCCAAACGGCGACCAGAGCTTTTTGACAAATGAATCGGAAAACAGCTATGGCCATTACTTGCAGCGCTACAAGGATGAAGAACGGCCTCAAGAGGAGATTGTCATTCAAGGGGCGGATTATACAAGCTCAAGCGAAATGGAACCGGAAATTATGCATGAGCTCGGCGGCGAACCGGGCGACTTCGTCAAGACGGGAGAGAGCGGCTCCATGGAGTGGGAACTTGAGGTGCCGAAATCCGGCCTGTATCATATCGCCATTCGCTATTTTCCAATCGAAGGAAAAAGCTCGGCCATCGAGCGGGAGCTGTTGATCGACGGAGTGCTGCCGTTTGCCAGCGCCAGAAATTTGACCTTCCAGCGCATATGGAAAAATGAAAGTGATCAGATTTTGCAGGATAACCGGGGAAATGAGCTGCGGCCGCGCCAGATAGAATCGCCGATGTGGCAGGAAGCGCTGCTGCGGGATACAGAGGGCTATTACGAGGAGCCCTACGTCTTTTATTTTTCGGCTGGCAAGCACACGATGACGCTGGTATCTTCCAGAGAACCGATGGCGATTGACTATTTAAAAGTGTACCGCTATGAGGAGCCTTCCTCTTACGAGGAGATAGAGCTGGGCTACAAATCCAAGGGCTATGCGGAGACTAGCGGACATTTGATTAAGCTGCAAGGCGAATATGCCGCTTACAAATCGTCTCCGACCTTATATCCAATTTCCGACCGTTCAAGTCCGTCTACAGAGCCATATGACGTATCCAAGATTAAGATGAATACGATTGGCGGCAACAATTGGCGGGTGCCGGGCCAATGGATCGCATGGGACATTGAAGCGCCAGAGGATGGATTATACCGGATTGCGATCAAGAATAGGCAAGAATTGCTGCGGGGCATTTATTCCACACGCTCGCTATGGATTGATGGGGCCATTCCGTTTCAAGAAATGACGCAAATTCCGTTTTATTATGATTCGGACTGGCAGATGAATGTGCTCGGCAGCGAGGAAAAGCCCTATTTATTTTATATGACGAAAGGGAAGCATGAGCTGAAGCTTGAGGTGAGCTTAGGCGCAATGGCTCCTTTGATTCGCCAAGTAGAAGCAAGCCTGCTCGACATCAATGCGATGTATCGCAAAATCCTGATGATTACCGGCAATGTGCCGGATCCTTACAGGGATTATCAATTAGATAAACAAATACCCGACATGGTCGGGGTGTTTCAGGAGCAAAGCGACATTCTGTATGCCGTGTCGAAGGAGCTAGTGCGCCTGACAGGAGAGAAGAGCGACAAGACGGCCATATTGGATAAAACCGCCTATCAATTAGCAGATTTGGCCAAAAAACCGGAAACCGTCCAAAAGCGGCTGTCTCAATTCAAAATCAATGTTGGCAGCATCGGAGCTTGGATTTTGCAAGTGAGGGAGCAGCCGCTTGAAATCGATTACCTCGCCTTGGCTTCGTCTGATGTAGAGCTGCCCGGTGCGAATGCTTCAGCTTCTAAAAAAATCGTTCATGAGGTATCTTCCTTCTTTCATTCCTTCTTTGAAGATTACGATACGATTGGAAACATGGCGCAGGATGAGCAATCGATAACGGTATGGATCGGAACCGGCCGCGATCAGGCTCAAGTGCTGAAAGCGATGATCGACGATACCTTTACGCCGCTAACCGGTGTGGGAGTGAACCTTAAGCTTGTCAATCAGGATGTGCTGCTGCGTGCGTCTCTGGCGGGGGAAGGACCCGATGTAGCTATGCAGGTCGGCAACGATGTGCCGGTAAATTTCGGCATGCGGAACGCAGCGGAGGATTTATCGCAATTTTCAGGCTATAGGGCGGTCGTGCAGCAGTTCAGGGACAGCGCTATAGTGCCTTACCGCTATGAGGACAAGGTGTTTGCGCTGCCGGAGCAGCAAATTTTCAATATGCTTTTTTACCGGAAGGATATACTCGAGGAGCTGAAGCTTGAGCCGCCGCAAACGTGGGATGATGTGTACGCCATGATTCCGGTGCTGCAAAAGCATCATATGGATTTCGCGCTGCCAATTGCCCAGACGACGGGTGTTCCTGTGCTGGAGGCGAATCGGGCGTTTGCCATGCTTTTGTACCAGATGGACGGCTCCTTCTATTTGAACAACGGGGCCAAAAGCGGACTCGATACAGAGGTCGGGCTAGATGCATTCAAAAAATGGACCGATTTCTATACGAGCTACAAGCTGCCGCTTATCTTTGATTTTCCGATGCGCTTTCGCACAGGAGAAATGCCGGTTGGCATACAGGATTACACCTTCTACAATTATTTGAGCGTATCCGCGCCAGAAATTAAAGGCTTATGGGAGTTTGTTCCCGTTCCGGGCACCGTGCAGCAGGACGGTTCCATTCGCCGGGATGTGGCTAGCGGCGGGACGGCCGCCATTATGCTTAAACAGGCTAAAAACAAGGACGCAGCCTGGGAATTTATGAAATGGTGGGTAGGCAAGGATGCCCAGGTTCGTTTCGGCAGAGAGATGGAAGGATTGATGGGCGCTGCGGCGCGTTATCCGACCGCAAACATCGAAGCGCTCAAGGATCTGCCATGGCCGGCGCGCAATTATCGCAGCCTCGAAGAACAATGGCAATGGGTGCAGGGCGTGCCGGAGGTGCCGGGGGGCTATTTTACAGGAAGGCACTTAGACAATGCTTTGCGGGAAGTCATTAACAATGGTACGAATACAGCCGACTCCTTATACGATTATGTCCAAGAAATCGACTATGAAATTGAGCAAAAAAGAGACGAATTTCATTTGAAATGA
- a CDS encoding extracellular solute-binding protein, giving the protein MKKMKSMMLILLTAGLMILSACSSNNAGNAIATQAPAASATATAAEETIAPSQEPEPPAADLGGREIRISHWWDATPDGDSEADELARERIKKVEEKYNVKIKYLNTEYWSTTEKLSSSVMSGDPFAEIVRLPDGFIWGLMQGGFLTPLEDYLKDTRIAPDVVEAMRFGGDHVFGLESWYNPNDTGMFYNKRIFKEAGLKDPQQLMDEDNWNWTAMLDAAKKLTVDNNGDGKADQYGLAGAHYVFSELLIASNGGIIYDEANKKVAFDSPASMEALNFLYSLYNEHKVVKKNEGNDWEDPAKYFAEGTIAMYPGGLWEIEGRLQDKMKDEWGYVYLPKGPQADTYLDPLGQTAAYVIPKGVKDADVIVKIWEELQDFDNWQENRRLWQENVLPDESSIANAMNDDGKVQRVFGGRFGGLGIKDQLDSVTGKFVKGEITPATGVAQVIGPAQAAAEKVLKGEQDKKDDKK; this is encoded by the coding sequence ATGAAAAAGATGAAATCGATGATGCTTATTTTATTAACGGCTGGATTGATGATTCTGTCTGCTTGCAGTAGCAACAATGCGGGAAATGCAATAGCTACCCAAGCGCCTGCCGCCTCGGCAACGGCAACAGCTGCGGAGGAAACGATTGCTCCTAGCCAGGAGCCTGAGCCTCCAGCTGCCGATTTGGGCGGCAGAGAAATTCGCATCTCGCATTGGTGGGATGCTACCCCTGACGGAGATTCTGAAGCGGATGAATTGGCACGTGAAAGAATCAAAAAAGTGGAAGAAAAATATAACGTGAAAATCAAATACTTAAATACGGAATATTGGTCGACTACAGAGAAGCTGTCTTCCTCTGTAATGTCGGGCGATCCTTTCGCTGAAATTGTCCGACTGCCTGACGGCTTCATATGGGGCCTGATGCAAGGGGGATTTTTGACGCCATTGGAAGATTACCTTAAAGATACGCGAATTGCACCGGATGTCGTTGAAGCGATGCGCTTTGGCGGGGATCATGTATTTGGACTTGAAAGCTGGTATAACCCGAATGATACCGGGATGTTCTATAACAAAAGGATTTTCAAGGAAGCGGGCTTAAAAGATCCGCAGCAGCTAATGGACGAGGACAACTGGAATTGGACGGCGATGCTGGATGCCGCGAAGAAGCTGACTGTAGACAATAATGGTGACGGAAAAGCAGACCAATATGGCCTTGCCGGTGCGCATTATGTGTTCTCGGAGCTGCTCATTGCCAGCAACGGCGGCATTATTTACGACGAGGCGAACAAAAAAGTAGCTTTTGATTCACCCGCTTCTATGGAAGCGCTTAACTTCCTGTATAGCCTGTATAACGAGCATAAAGTTGTGAAGAAAAATGAAGGAAACGACTGGGAGGATCCGGCGAAATATTTTGCAGAAGGTACGATTGCGATGTATCCGGGCGGCTTGTGGGAAATCGAAGGACGCCTCCAGGATAAGATGAAGGATGAGTGGGGATACGTTTATCTTCCTAAGGGACCGCAGGCAGACACCTATTTAGATCCGCTTGGTCAAACGGCAGCTTACGTCATACCTAAAGGGGTCAAGGATGCCGATGTCATCGTGAAAATTTGGGAGGAGCTTCAGGATTTCGATAACTGGCAGGAAAATCGCAGGTTATGGCAGGAAAATGTGCTGCCGGATGAAAGCTCCATCGCTAACGCCATGAATGACGATGGAAAGGTACAGCGTGTGTTCGGCGGACGCTTCGGGGGGCTCGGCATTAAGGATCAGCTCGACTCCGTAACCGGCAAATTCGTCAAAGGCGAAATTACGCCAGCAACAGGCGTCGCCCAAGTCATTGGGCCTGCGCAAGCGGCTGCTGAAAAAGTGCTTAAAGGCGAGCAAGACAAGAAAGACGACAAAAAATAA